A genomic segment from Gossypium hirsutum isolate 1008001.06 chromosome D04, Gossypium_hirsutum_v2.1, whole genome shotgun sequence encodes:
- the LOC107898315 gene encoding universal stress protein PHOS32 isoform X1 has protein sequence MFKHQPCNCCALEATNHNSDKMETVMEDEEYTYRDVFLPTLIPRIPAPGLERGTVERRRGRDIVIAIDHGPNSKHAFDWALIHLVRLADTLYLVHAVSSVRSEIVYEASQALMEKLSVEAFQIAMVRTMARIVSGDAGKVICKEAERVKPAAVVMGTRGRSLIQSVFQGSVSDYCVHNCKSAPVIIVPGKGTCFVIRQILQCTPENKKRESTY, from the exons ATGTTCAAACATCAACCGTGTAACTGTTGTGCCTTGGAGGCAACCAACCATAATTCAGACAAAATGGAGACGGTAATGGAAGATGAAGAGTACACTTATAGAGATGTGTTCTTGCCGACATTGATCCCTAGAATTCCAGCACCGGGTTTAGAGAGAGGGACGGTGGAGAGAAGGAGAGGGAGAGATATAGTGATAGCCATTGATCATGGTCCTAATAGCAAACATGCCTTTGATTGGGCTCTTATTCATCTTGTTAGGCTTGCTGATACACTCTATCTCGTTCATGCTGTTTCCA GTGTTAGAAGTGAGATTGTGTATGAAGCCAGTCAAGCACTCATGGAGAAGCTCAGTGTGGAGGCTTTTCAGATTGCCATG GTAAGGACGATGGCTCGAATCGTGTCGGGGGATGCAGGCAAAGTGATTTGCAAGGAAGCAGAAAGGGTGAAGCCTGCAGCTGTTGTTATGGGAACTCGTGGTAGAAGCTTAATACAAAG TGTTTTTCAAGGAAGTGTTAGTGATTATTGCGTCCACAATTGCAAATCTGCTCCTGTAATAATCGTACCCGGGAAAGGTACTTGTTTTGTTATTCGCCAAATTTTACAGTGCACtccggaaaataaaaaaagagaaagcaCGTACTAA
- the LOC107898315 gene encoding universal stress protein PHOS32 isoform X3 gives MFKHQPCNCCALEATNHNSDKMETVMEDEEYTYRDVFLPTLIPRIPAPGLERGTVERRRGRDIVIAIDHGPNSKHAFDWALIHLVRLADTLYLVHAVSSVRSEIVYEASQALMEKLSVEAFQIAMVRTMARIVSGDAGKVICKEAERVKPAAVVMGTRGRSLIQSVFQGSVSDYCVHNCKSAPVIIVPGKAGDGSLTWN, from the exons ATGTTCAAACATCAACCGTGTAACTGTTGTGCCTTGGAGGCAACCAACCATAATTCAGACAAAATGGAGACGGTAATGGAAGATGAAGAGTACACTTATAGAGATGTGTTCTTGCCGACATTGATCCCTAGAATTCCAGCACCGGGTTTAGAGAGAGGGACGGTGGAGAGAAGGAGAGGGAGAGATATAGTGATAGCCATTGATCATGGTCCTAATAGCAAACATGCCTTTGATTGGGCTCTTATTCATCTTGTTAGGCTTGCTGATACACTCTATCTCGTTCATGCTGTTTCCA GTGTTAGAAGTGAGATTGTGTATGAAGCCAGTCAAGCACTCATGGAGAAGCTCAGTGTGGAGGCTTTTCAGATTGCCATG GTAAGGACGATGGCTCGAATCGTGTCGGGGGATGCAGGCAAAGTGATTTGCAAGGAAGCAGAAAGGGTGAAGCCTGCAGCTGTTGTTATGGGAACTCGTGGTAGAAGCTTAATACAAAG TGTTTTTCAAGGAAGTGTTAGTGATTATTGCGTCCACAATTGCAAATCTGCTCCTGTAATAATCGTACCCGGGAAAG CTGGAGATGGCTCCCTAACTTGGAACTAA
- the LOC107898314 gene encoding protein RADIALIS-like 3 — MAVSQAPQTKTHLCFILFCFFFLHLNLVMASSSLRSRDSGPTWTPKQNKLFEKALAQFDKDTPDRWQNVAKAVGGNKTAEEVKRHYEILIQDLEHIESGRIPIPKYKSSGGGGGNGGR, encoded by the coding sequence ATGGCTGTCTCTCAAGCACCCCAAACAAAAACACATCTTTGCTTcatcttgttttgttttttcttcttacATTTGAATCTGGTAATGGCTTCAAGCTCTTTACGTTCCAGAGATTCAGGTCCAACATGGACCCCAAAACAGAACAAACTGTTCGAAAAAGCATTGGCACAGTTCGATAAAGATACACCAGATCGTTGGCAAAATGTTGCTAAGGCTGTTGGTGGTAATAAAACTGCTGAAGAAGTTAAGAGACATTACGAAATCCTCATCCAAGATCTCGAACATATCGAGTCCGGTCGGATTCCGATTCCCAAATATAAGTCGAGCGGCGGCGGCGGCGGCAATGGCGGCCGGTGA
- the LOC107898315 gene encoding universal stress protein PHOS32 isoform X2 — translation MFKHQPCNCCALEATNHNSDKMETVMEDEEYTYRDVFLPTLIPRIPAPGLERGTVERRRGRDIVIAIDHGPNSKHAFDWALIHLVRLADTLYLVHAVSSVRSEIVYEASQALMEKLSVEAFQIAMVRTMARIVSGDAGKVICKEAERVKPAAVVMGTRGRSLIQSVFQGSVSDYCVHNCKSAPVIIVPGKEAGDGSLTWN, via the exons ATGTTCAAACATCAACCGTGTAACTGTTGTGCCTTGGAGGCAACCAACCATAATTCAGACAAAATGGAGACGGTAATGGAAGATGAAGAGTACACTTATAGAGATGTGTTCTTGCCGACATTGATCCCTAGAATTCCAGCACCGGGTTTAGAGAGAGGGACGGTGGAGAGAAGGAGAGGGAGAGATATAGTGATAGCCATTGATCATGGTCCTAATAGCAAACATGCCTTTGATTGGGCTCTTATTCATCTTGTTAGGCTTGCTGATACACTCTATCTCGTTCATGCTGTTTCCA GTGTTAGAAGTGAGATTGTGTATGAAGCCAGTCAAGCACTCATGGAGAAGCTCAGTGTGGAGGCTTTTCAGATTGCCATG GTAAGGACGATGGCTCGAATCGTGTCGGGGGATGCAGGCAAAGTGATTTGCAAGGAAGCAGAAAGGGTGAAGCCTGCAGCTGTTGTTATGGGAACTCGTGGTAGAAGCTTAATACAAAG TGTTTTTCAAGGAAGTGTTAGTGATTATTGCGTCCACAATTGCAAATCTGCTCCTGTAATAATCGTACCCGGGAAAG AAGCTGGAGATGGCTCCCTAACTTGGAACTAA
- the LOC107898564 gene encoding phenylalanine--tRNA ligase alpha subunit, cytoplasmic, protein MAEEAILGYLATSEEIPDSGQFASQHGFQHNDVVNVIKSLHGFRYIDAQDIKRESWVLTDEGKKYAADGSPEVQLFLAVPQEGSISKDELQKKLEPSVFKIGCSQAGKNKWVDMGKQVSRKVQHVEDKVKDLLIRIQKGEALGKDDINSLKARKLIVAQTWKGYSVKKGPNYAPTRKKVATDLTRENLQRGDWKELEFKEYNFNAKGPPAEAGHLHPLLKVKQQLKNIFLQLGFEEMPTNNFVESSFWNFDALFQPQQHPARDSHDTFFLEVPSTTRELPEEYVKLVKRVHESGGYGSRGYMYDWKREEANKNLLRTHTTAVSTRMLYALAKQPFTPKRYFSIDRVFRNESVDRTHLAEFHQIEGLVCDKGLTLGDLIGVLNDFFSRLGMSKLRFKPAYNPYTEPSMEIFSYHEGLKKWVEIGNSGMFRPEMLLPMGFPEDVRVIAWGLSLERPTMILYGVDNIRDLFGHKVDLSLMKRNPICRLGID, encoded by the exons atggcagaaGAAGCAATACTAGGTTACCTAGCGACGTCCGAAGAAATCCCAGATTCAGGCCAATTCGCATCCCAACACGGTTTCCAACACAACGATGTCGTCAATGTCATCAAGAGCCTCCATGGTTTCCGCTACATCGATGCTCAAGACATTAAAAGAGAGAGTTGGGTTCTCACTGATGAAGGCAAAAAGTATGCCGCCGATGGCTCCCCTGAAGTTCAACTCTTCTTAGCCGTCCCTCAAGAAGGCTCTATTTCTAAAGACGAATTACAG AAAAAGTTAGAGCCTTCGGTTTTCAAAATTGGTTGCTCACAAGCTGGGAAAAACAAATGGGTCGACATGGGAAAGCAAGTTTCGAGAAAA GTTCAACATGTGGAAGATAAGGTCAAGGATTTGCTTATTAGAATACAAAAGGGAGAG GCACTCGGCAAAGATGACATTAATTCACTTAAAGCTAGGAAGCTTATTGTTGCACA GACATGGAAAGGTTATTCAGTGAAAAAAGGGCCGAACTATGCCCCTACAAGAAAGAAAGTTGCTACTGATCTGACTCGAGAGAATCTACAGAG GGGTGACTGGAAGGAGCTAGAATTCAAAGAGTATAACTTCAATGCTAAAGGACCACCTGCTGAAGCTGGCCATCTTCATCCATTACTCAAG GTGAAACAACAATTGAAGAACATATTTCTTCAGCTGGG TTTTGAGGAGATGCCAACAAACAATTTTGTCGAAAGCAG CTTCTGGAACTTTGATGCATTGTTCCAGCCACAACAACACCCTGCACGTGATTCTCATGATACATTCTTTCTGGAAG TTCCATCAACTACAAGGGAACTGCCTGAAGAATATGTTAAGTTGGTGAAGCGTGTTCATGAATCTGGTGGTTATGGCTCCAGGGG ATACATGTATGACTGGAAAAGAGAAGAAGCAAACAAAAACCTATTGCGTACTCACACAACTGCTGTCTCTACTCGAATGCTTTATGCTCTTGCAAAG CAACCTTTTACCCCCAAAAGATATTTCTCTATAGATCGTGTGTTCAGAAATGAATCTGTGGACCGAACTCATCTTGCAGAGTTCCATCAGATTGAAG GCTTGGTATGTGACAAGGGGCTTACTCTTGGTGATTTGATTGGTGTCCTGAATGACTTCTTCTCACGACTAG GAATGTCCAAGTTGCGTTTCAAGCCTGCTTACAACCCATATACTGAACCTAGCATGGAGATATTCAG TTACCATGAAGGCTTGAAGAAATGGGTGGAAATCGGAAATTCTGGCATGTTCAGACCTGAAATGTTGCTTCCGATGGGATTCCCTGAGGATGTTCGTGTTATTGCTTGGGGACTTTCTCTCGAAAG ACCAACTATGATACTCTACGGAGTCGATAACATCCGGGATCTATTCGGACACAAG GTGGATCTTAGCCTCATGAAACGAAACCCCATCTGTCGTCTCGGAATTGATTAG